The Saccharothrix variisporea genome has a segment encoding these proteins:
- a CDS encoding MFS transporter, whose protein sequence is MSRAAVFAVFLFNGALFLSWAARMPALAAQVGATEGTLGLALLGASIGLALTAPFAARACARLGARKLVVLGVSVTVLGVPALTLADTPLHLGLNLFVLGASGATLDVGMNVAAVAVTRALDRPLMPQFHAGFSIGGLVGSLGAAAAASAGWGLTRHLITAAVIGAIAMAALIRYVPGATGETAEAGQDRRPVLRRPVLWLLAGITLFSAIAEGAASDWSALFFVQERHTDEAAAAAAYAGFSVAMALARLGGEPAQRRLGPYRLLAGGAIVAATGLALAVTVPVTAVGYAGFALVGLGLAFCFPVVMDLAGDAGKRSDGTGGEREIGLVTTVAYTGFLAGPPLVGGIAQASDLSVALGCVALIIALIVPTVLAARSARTRELTPLAAGSRRP, encoded by the coding sequence GTGTCCCGTGCAGCCGTCTTCGCCGTCTTCCTGTTCAACGGCGCCCTCTTCCTGTCCTGGGCTGCCCGGATGCCCGCGCTCGCGGCCCAGGTCGGCGCGACCGAGGGCACCCTGGGCCTGGCCCTCCTCGGCGCCAGCATCGGCCTCGCCCTCACCGCGCCCTTCGCCGCCCGTGCCTGCGCCCGGCTCGGCGCACGCAAGCTGGTCGTCCTCGGCGTGTCCGTCACGGTCCTGGGCGTGCCCGCCCTCACCCTCGCCGACACCCCGCTCCACCTGGGCCTGAACCTGTTCGTCCTGGGCGCCTCGGGCGCGACCCTCGACGTCGGCATGAACGTCGCCGCGGTCGCCGTCACCCGCGCGCTCGACCGGCCCCTGATGCCCCAGTTCCACGCCGGCTTCAGCATCGGCGGACTGGTCGGCTCGCTGGGCGCCGCCGCCGCCGCGAGTGCCGGCTGGGGCCTGACCCGGCACCTGATCACCGCCGCCGTCATCGGCGCGATCGCGATGGCCGCGCTGATCCGGTACGTCCCCGGCGCGACCGGCGAGACCGCCGAGGCCGGCCAGGACCGCCGACCCGTCCTGCGCCGCCCGGTGCTCTGGCTGCTGGCGGGCATCACCCTGTTCTCCGCCATCGCCGAGGGGGCCGCCTCCGACTGGTCCGCCCTGTTCTTCGTGCAGGAACGCCACACCGACGAGGCCGCCGCCGCTGCCGCCTACGCCGGGTTCTCCGTGGCGATGGCCCTCGCCCGACTGGGCGGCGAACCCGCCCAGCGCCGCCTCGGCCCGTACCGGCTGCTGGCGGGCGGTGCGATCGTCGCCGCGACCGGGCTCGCGCTGGCCGTCACCGTGCCCGTGACCGCCGTCGGGTACGCCGGGTTCGCGCTGGTCGGCCTGGGTCTCGCGTTCTGCTTCCCGGTCGTGATGGACCTCGCCGGCGACGCGGGCAAGCGCTCCGACGGCACCGGCGGGGAACGCGAGATCGGCCTGGTGACGACCGTCGCCTACACGGGCTTCCTGGCCGGTCCGCCGCTGGTCGGCGGCATCGCACAGGCCAGTGACCTGAGCGTGGCGCTCGGCTGCGTGGCGCTGATCATCGCCCTGATCGTGCCCACGGTCCTGGCCGCGCGCAGCGCCCGGACCAGGGAGCTCACGCCGCTGGCAGCCGGTTCACGGCGGCCTTGA
- a CDS encoding cytochrome c oxidase assembly protein, translated as MPIDAPTRTQRTGLIPLLVVGTAIAALVAAGLATLTGADRVGLLVVRVLTESAAAVTIGSLLLAAFLVPPQENGNLAADGYAALRTAAWTALLWTVGAVASVPFTIADALGQPVSAVIEPSVLFQLAGFMEQAKAWMITAVVVAVLALGCRLVLSWGWTVALFLLSVFALMPVAVTGHSSGGGAHDVATNSLLYHLVAAALWVGGLIALLAHGRRGGDHLGLAASRFSKLALVCWLIMAASGVINAKVRLPWSVLFTSEYGLLVLGKVAALIVLGVFGYLHRTKSVKEVQNGSGRSLLKLAGVEILLMFLTLGLAGALSRTPPPPEGRVFPSTVEIRIGYDLAGAPTFTRLLFDWRFDLIFGAGAIALAVLYLLGVRRLRKRGDAWPVGRTIAWVAGCLTVLLATSSGIGRYSPAMFSVHMESHMLLSMLAPILLVLGGPVTLALRALPVAGKGNPPGPREWVLALVHSPVARVLTNPFVALALFVGSFYGLYFSGLFDWALDFHWAHLLMNLHFILVGYVFYWPVIGIDPAPKRLPPLGRLGLLFASIPFHAFFGIVLMSSQTVIGENFYRGLALPWVTSQLEDQRLGGGIAWAAGEVPLIVVMVALLVQWARSDDRDARRADRKADADGDADLAAYNAMLRKLSERE; from the coding sequence GTGCCCATCGACGCGCCCACCCGAACGCAGCGCACCGGTCTGATCCCCCTGCTGGTCGTCGGCACGGCCATAGCCGCGCTGGTCGCGGCGGGCCTGGCGACGCTGACCGGCGCGGACCGGGTCGGCCTGCTGGTGGTGCGGGTGCTCACCGAGTCGGCGGCGGCCGTGACGATCGGCTCGCTGCTGCTGGCCGCGTTCCTCGTCCCGCCCCAGGAGAACGGCAACCTGGCCGCGGACGGCTACGCGGCGCTGCGCACGGCGGCCTGGACGGCCCTGCTGTGGACGGTCGGCGCGGTGGCGTCCGTGCCGTTCACCATCGCCGACGCCCTGGGCCAGCCGGTGAGCGCCGTGATCGAGCCGTCCGTGCTGTTCCAGCTGGCCGGGTTCATGGAGCAGGCCAAGGCGTGGATGATCACCGCGGTCGTGGTGGCGGTGCTCGCGCTGGGCTGCCGGCTGGTGCTGTCGTGGGGTTGGACGGTCGCGCTGTTCCTGCTGTCCGTGTTCGCCCTGATGCCCGTGGCGGTGACCGGGCACTCCTCCGGCGGCGGCGCGCACGACGTGGCCACGAACAGCCTGCTCTACCACCTGGTCGCGGCGGCGCTGTGGGTCGGCGGGCTCATCGCGCTGCTCGCGCACGGCCGGCGCGGCGGTGACCACCTCGGGTTGGCGGCGTCCCGGTTCTCCAAGCTCGCGCTGGTGTGCTGGCTGATCATGGCCGCGTCCGGTGTGATCAACGCCAAGGTGCGGCTGCCCTGGAGCGTGCTGTTCACCAGCGAGTACGGGCTGCTGGTGCTGGGCAAGGTGGCCGCGCTGATCGTCCTGGGCGTCTTCGGCTACCTGCACCGCACGAAGAGCGTCAAGGAAGTCCAGAACGGCTCGGGCCGCTCGTTGCTCAAGCTGGCGGGCGTCGAGATCCTGCTCATGTTCCTGACCCTGGGGCTGGCGGGCGCGCTGAGCCGGACGCCTCCGCCGCCGGAGGGCCGCGTGTTCCCCAGCACGGTCGAGATCCGCATCGGCTACGACCTCGCGGGCGCGCCCACGTTCACCCGGTTGCTGTTCGACTGGCGGTTCGACCTGATCTTCGGCGCGGGCGCGATCGCGCTGGCCGTGCTGTACCTGCTGGGCGTGCGGAGGCTGCGCAAGCGCGGTGACGCGTGGCCGGTGGGTCGCACGATCGCGTGGGTCGCGGGCTGCCTGACCGTGCTGCTGGCCACCTCGTCGGGCATCGGCCGGTACTCGCCGGCGATGTTCAGCGTCCACATGGAGAGCCACATGCTGCTCTCCATGCTCGCCCCGATCCTGCTGGTCCTGGGCGGTCCGGTGACGCTGGCGCTGCGTGCCCTGCCGGTGGCGGGCAAGGGCAACCCGCCCGGTCCGCGCGAGTGGGTCCTGGCGCTGGTGCACTCCCCGGTCGCCCGGGTGCTGACCAACCCGTTCGTGGCGCTGGCGTTGTTCGTCGGGTCGTTCTACGGCCTGTACTTCTCCGGCCTGTTCGACTGGGCGCTGGACTTCCACTGGGCGCACCTGCTGATGAACCTGCACTTCATCCTGGTCGGGTACGTCTTCTACTGGCCGGTGATCGGCATCGACCCGGCGCCGAAGCGGCTGCCCCCGCTGGGCCGGCTGGGCCTGCTGTTCGCGTCCATCCCGTTCCACGCGTTCTTCGGCATCGTGCTGATGAGCTCGCAGACCGTGATCGGCGAGAACTTCTACCGCGGGCTGGCGCTGCCGTGGGTGACCTCGCAGTTGGAGGACCAGCGGCTGGGCGGCGGCATCGCGTGGGCGGCGGGCGAAGTTCCCCTGATCGTGGTCATGGTCGCCCTGCTGGTGCAGTGGGCGCGCTCGGACGACCGGGACGCGCGGCGTGCCGACCGCAAGGCCGACGCCGATGGCGACGCGGACCTCGCCGCCTACAACGCGATGCTGCGCAAGCTGTCCGAACGGGAGTGA
- a CDS encoding AraC family transcriptional regulator, with translation MDVLSDVIDAVRTGRAHSGRTVKDGPWATHVPHYTAAGFHVVIKGSCELRTAEERITLHAGDVVCAPRGASYDLSGTGPALLLCGAYLLDRPHPLLADLPTFVHVTARGRLAAAIDLLRAELDQPGTGTDAAVKALVDMLLLYVLRTWFEDHPSPVLHDTAITKALHAIHHRPQAPWTVESLGGEAGLSRAAFAKRFTDVVGQPPLAYLTWWRMATAAKLLRETDAPLGALAARTGYTSEFAFSKAFKRAHGVAPGEYRRHSRSDSLRSIAL, from the coding sequence GTGGACGTGCTCAGCGACGTCATCGACGCGGTCCGCACCGGCCGTGCGCACTCCGGCCGCACTGTCAAAGACGGCCCGTGGGCCACCCATGTGCCGCACTACACGGCCGCCGGGTTCCATGTGGTGATCAAGGGTTCGTGCGAACTGCGGACAGCCGAGGAACGCATCACCCTGCACGCGGGTGACGTGGTGTGCGCGCCGCGCGGAGCGTCCTACGACCTGTCGGGCACAGGTCCGGCCTTGCTGCTGTGCGGCGCCTACCTGCTCGACCGCCCGCACCCGCTGCTCGCCGACCTGCCGACCTTCGTCCACGTGACCGCGCGGGGTCGGCTGGCCGCCGCCATCGACCTGTTGCGCGCCGAGCTCGACCAGCCCGGCACGGGCACCGACGCGGCCGTGAAAGCCCTGGTGGACATGCTTCTGCTGTACGTGCTGCGGACGTGGTTCGAGGACCACCCGTCCCCCGTGCTGCACGACACGGCCATCACCAAGGCCCTGCACGCCATCCACCACCGCCCCCAGGCGCCGTGGACGGTCGAGTCCCTGGGCGGTGAGGCCGGGTTGTCGCGGGCGGCGTTCGCCAAGCGGTTCACCGACGTGGTCGGCCAGCCGCCGTTGGCCTACCTGACGTGGTGGCGCATGGCGACCGCCGCGAAGCTCTTGAGGGAGACCGACGCACCCTTGGGCGCACTAGCGGCACGCACCGGGTACACGTCCGAGTTCGCGTTCTCCAAGGCGTTCAAACGGGCACACGGTGTCGCACCGGGCGAGTACCGGCGTCACTCCCGTTCGGACAGCTTGCGCAGCATCGCGTTGTAG
- a CDS encoding LacI family DNA-binding transcriptional regulator → MDRPRKPTLDTVASAVGVSRATVSNAYNRPDQLSAALRERILETAASIGYAGPDPVARSLATRHSAAVGFMLGQQLSAAFSDPAVSIVLDGLASTVDGHDHCLVLMPGNETGGPRPSTVARAAADVVVAYSLPDNAPALDAVRTRGLPLVVIDQPVLPDTARVEVDDEGGARMAAAHLRSLGHTRFGVITFGLNPDGFTGIAPASRVSSAVFRVSRDRLAGFLSVTGPDTPVFEVPGSRRDLGRTAAHGLLKLSPRPTALLCASDELAFGALQAAGELRLTVPDDVSVVGFDDVPYAQYSDPPLTTVRQLLTEKGRRAGELALRLLDGGRPGEPSRLPVTLVERDSTAPPE, encoded by the coding sequence GTGGACCGTCCCCGGAAGCCGACGCTCGACACCGTCGCCAGTGCGGTGGGGGTGTCCCGCGCGACGGTCTCCAACGCCTACAACCGGCCGGACCAGCTGTCCGCGGCGTTGCGCGAGCGGATCCTGGAGACGGCGGCGTCCATCGGGTACGCCGGCCCCGACCCGGTGGCCCGCAGCCTGGCGACCCGGCACAGCGCGGCCGTCGGGTTCATGCTCGGCCAGCAGCTGTCGGCGGCGTTCTCCGACCCGGCGGTGTCGATCGTGCTCGACGGCCTAGCCTCGACCGTGGACGGCCACGACCACTGCCTGGTCCTGATGCCCGGCAACGAAACCGGCGGCCCACGCCCTTCGACGGTCGCCCGCGCCGCTGCGGATGTCGTGGTCGCCTACTCGCTGCCCGACAACGCGCCCGCCCTGGACGCCGTCCGCACCCGCGGCCTGCCCCTGGTTGTCATCGACCAGCCCGTGCTGCCGGACACCGCACGCGTAGAGGTGGACGACGAGGGCGGCGCCCGCATGGCTGCCGCACACCTGCGTTCCCTCGGCCACACCCGCTTCGGCGTCATCACCTTCGGCTTGAACCCGGACGGCTTCACCGGCATCGCGCCGGCTTCTCGCGTTTCGTCGGCCGTCTTCCGCGTGTCCCGTGACCGCCTGGCCGGCTTCCTGTCGGTGACGGGCCCCGACACCCCGGTCTTCGAGGTCCCCGGCAGCCGCCGAGACCTGGGCCGAACCGCCGCCCACGGACTGCTCAAGCTGTCCCCCCGCCCCACCGCCCTGCTGTGCGCTTCGGACGAACTGGCCTTCGGCGCCCTTCAAGCCGCAGGGGAGCTGCGCCTGACCGTGCCCGACGACGTGTCGGTGGTCGGCTTCGACGACGTCCCGTACGCCCAGTACTCCGACCCACCGTTGACTACTGTGCGTCAACTCCTGACGGAGAAGGGTCGGCGAGCCGGCGAACTGGCCCTGCGCCTCCTGGACGGAGGGAGACCAGGAGAGCCGTCCAGACTGCCGGTCACGCTCGTGGAGCGCGACTCGACAGCCCCACCGGAGTGA
- a CDS encoding DUF3558 family protein, translating into MTSTRTLLLVALSVLLLSGCSYTINGDALPEAGFTPPSTTSTTASGSAGGPPKIAKQRSVAGVDPCKLLTGDDVKPLGGLTREPSRKDDVIPESCQFPVADGTVVTALYKKYEEVQGRQPKGHEVVVDGNSSWVLCERDGSSTVCTTATAVNSTRTILVAMSLKGGNEEQMVAVVQPMVKAAVNRLPAA; encoded by the coding sequence GTGACCAGCACCCGCACGTTGCTCCTGGTGGCCCTGTCCGTGCTCCTCCTCTCGGGGTGCAGCTACACCATCAACGGCGACGCGCTGCCCGAGGCCGGTTTCACACCGCCGTCCACGACGTCGACCACCGCGTCCGGGTCTGCCGGTGGTCCGCCGAAGATCGCCAAGCAGCGGTCGGTGGCCGGCGTGGACCCGTGCAAGCTGCTCACCGGCGACGACGTCAAGCCGCTCGGCGGGCTGACCAGGGAGCCGTCGCGCAAGGACGACGTGATCCCGGAGTCGTGCCAGTTCCCCGTGGCGGACGGGACCGTCGTGACCGCGCTGTACAAGAAGTACGAAGAGGTGCAGGGCCGGCAGCCCAAGGGTCACGAGGTCGTGGTGGACGGCAACTCGTCGTGGGTGCTGTGCGAGCGGGACGGCAGTTCGACCGTGTGCACGACCGCGACGGCGGTCAATTCGACGCGGACCATCCTGGTCGCCATGTCGCTCAAGGGCGGCAACGAGGAGCAGATGGTCGCGGTCGTGCAGCCGATGGTCAAGGCCGCCGTGAACCGGCTGCCAGCGGCGTGA